The Flavobacterium sp. 102 genomic interval GTAAGTTTAAATTCACGCCCGTCAGTTTGAATTCGCAATACTTGGCTAAAACCAGTTAAGCCAAACACGTGGACTTTCTATTTGAGTTTTATGAAAAGTATACTGTGGATTTGTTTAGTACGGAGAAGAAAAGTAAAAAGAAGTAAATTATGGATAGCAAGGCTGAACAATATTACCCAACTTATAATTTTAAACCTGAAAACAGGGATATTGTACTTTTAGAGTTTGAAGAAGCCCAAAAAATTGCAAATGGTCAAACAAAAGTTTATGGTCAAGTTACGAATGTTTTAATTGTTATAATAACGGTTTTGGTTCCTTTATTTTTTAGTCAAAATGATGATGAAGTAAAAGAAAACCTATCAATAATTAAATCTAATTCTTTAATTTTTTCTTTAATTCTGATAGCCTTTGGCGGCATACTTTTAAGATATTTTGTGGAATTGCAAAGACAAATTACTATTAACGCAAAGAAAGTAGTTTCATTAAGAACTATGCTTGGCTTAGATTATGGTAACATACATTTAACAATACCAAATTGGAGAGTTGAAGGAGCTACTAATCCATTTGTTATAAAATACTTTAATGGCTGGTTCGTTTTTCAATCTGTTCCTTTTTGGGTACTTACAATTGGACTTAATGTTATTTGGTGGTTAGCAACTAAAGAAAAGGAACTCTATGAAGTGTCATTCCATTGCCCAGAAATAAATTGGTATTTTGGAAACATAGCAATTACTGTATGGTATCTATTTATATTTAGACGACCTCTAAATGAACAACACGAAACAGCTTATTTAAATTTTGTAAAACTTATTTCTTCTATTTTCAGAATAAAGCTTTTAAAAAATTTTGAATATATATTATATAGAGCAAAACTTTCGTCTATTGAATTAGACAGGTTAAAAGTAAATTATAGTAAACTAAAACTAATCTTAATTGATATTGAGGATAAAAATTTTAATTCTAATTCCGGTATTTCTTTA includes:
- a CDS encoding biosynthetic peptidoglycan transglycosylase, encoding MDSKAEQYYPTYNFKPENRDIVLLEFEEAQKIANGQTKVYGQVTNVLIVIITVLVPLFFSQNDDEVKENLSIIKSNSLIFSLILIAFGGILLRYFVELQRQITINAKKVVSLRTMLGLDYGNIHLTIPNWRVEGATNPFVIKYFNGWFVFQSVPFWVLTIGLNVIWWLATKEKELYEVSFHCPEINWYFGNIAITVWYLFIFRRPLNEQHETAYLNFVKLISSIFRIKLLKNFEYILYRAKLSSIELDRLKVNYSKLKLILIDIEDKNFNSNSGISLKSLIRGFLSRFKYFRNKYNFIQHGGSTITMQLCRTLFIPSNQNKYFRKIIEILLSHWISKQFTKNEILNIYISSVRYEKGVNGLSDAIKYFFGELNKKDLNNEEAFFLVERLSNVTSTVNWERIKHLTNRTSINIDEKKLKSIYEKLISEKKLK